GAGTTAACTTTTTTCATAACAATTCCCTCAAGATTTTTCACTATGAGGAAGTTGAAATAAGCTGCTCCGTTCCCTCTTATCCCTTCAATCACAACCACAATTCAAAGAACATATTTAATTTTTGTTAGGGCTTATGTTAAATTGAAATTATATACATTTTTTCTCAAAATATGTATAGTATCATTAAATCAAGCTTTAAAGGACAGGAGTGGGTGAGTTTGTTTCAAAGGAAGAATTTTATGAAGAAATACTTATTGATTGGTATTATTATATTAATCGTAGACTTTATTGCTCTTGTATGGTTGCAAGATATAAATTTTATTCCTAAAATAACTGGAATTACAGGTGGTTTATTTTTAGTACTTGCTATAATTATGACTGGCGGAACTTTTAATGATCCAGACTCCAGAAGACTTGATATAGCGGTTGAATCAAGAGAGTCATTGAAAAGAAGAGTAACTTGGTCAACCAGATTCCTTCTTATTTCTGCTCCTAGTATGTTTGTTTGCATTTTGTCCTTCATTTTATTATTTTGGTAAAA
This window of the Bacillus gobiensis genome carries:
- a CDS encoding DUF5316 family protein, which codes for MKKYLLIGIIILIVDFIALVWLQDINFIPKITGITGGLFLVLAIIMTGGTFNDPDSRRLDIAVESRESLKRRVTWSTRFLLISAPSMFVCILSFILLFW